In one Chroicocephalus ridibundus chromosome Z, bChrRid1.1, whole genome shotgun sequence genomic region, the following are encoded:
- the SIGLEC15 gene encoding sialic acid-binding Ig-like lectin 15: MRELGLFLLCLLRISRKGVQSNSWSVHVPSDVTGELGKMAILPCTFTHPYKTFDRTLTAIWRIKEPYNGTIVFKCISQSASELCKTAISYKNKYKLLGNPRHKDLSIRIDNLTWSDSERYFCRVELSGDIHDKYESRNGIKLHLIAAPRIINITVSSNGDRTFQARCTAEGEPVPALTWTGPPYSNLTSITSMNHRITKELRYLTHDGKYTCTAVNSHGRAEGAVYFYKFKASNSSFFLILIFVPLGIKVLILLVILGFTVFSRGGPSSAPSSLARPQLQDSTYENFDRRLGGSQTLPTERTASRHS, from the exons ATGAGAGAGCTCGGCTTGTTTCTTCTGTGCCTCCTTCGCATCTCCAGGAAGG GTGTGCAGTCCAACAGCTGGTCTGTTCACGTCCCATCTGATGTTACGGGTGAACTTGGGAAGATGGCGATCCTGCCCTGTACTTTCACACACCCCTACAAAACGTTTGACCGGACCCTCACTGCCATTTGGAGGATCAAGGAACCTTACAACGGCACGATCGTTTTCAAGTGCATTAGTCAGAGTGCCAGTGAGCTCTGTAAGACTGCCATCAGCTACAAGAACAAATACAAACTGCTTGGCAACCCCCGGCACAAGGACCTTTCCATCAGGATTGACAATCTGACCTGGAGTGACAGCGAGAGATACTTCTGCCGGGTGGAGTTGTCCGGAGATATCCACGACAAGTATGAAAGCAGGAATGGGATAAAGCTGCATTTGATTG CTGCCCCCAGGATCATCAACATCACCGTCAGCTCCAACGGGGATCGCACCTTCCAGGCACGCTGCACCGCCGAGGGGGAGCCAGTGCCTGCTCTGACCTGGACTGGACCACCCTACAGCAACCTGACCTCCATCACCAGCATGAATCACCGCATCACCAAGGAGCTCCGGTACCTGACCCACGATGGAAAATACACCTGTACTGCTGTCAACAGCCACgggagagcagagggggctgTGTACTTCTATAAATTCAAAGCATCCAACAGCTCCTTCTTCCTGATCCTGATCTTTGTGCCGCTGGGAATTAAAGTGCTCATTTTGCTGGTGATACTGGGCTTCACCGTTTTCTCAAGAGGGG gtccctcctctgccccatccagcctggcccg gccacagctgcaAGACTCCACCTATGAGAACTTCGACCGCAGACTTGGCGGCAGCCAGACTTTGCCGACAGAAAGAACAGCGTCGAGACACAGCTGA